A genomic region of Christiangramia sp. OXR-203 contains the following coding sequences:
- a CDS encoding SDR family oxidoreductase: MEDNIKGKVVIITGGSSGLGENTARHLASRGAKVVIAARRKEKLEAIADDIRKNGGEALVVETDVTKRADLKNLIELSKKEYGKIDVLINNAGLMAIAPLAEDKVEEWDKMIDINVKGVLYGISAALPVFQEQGFGHFINLSSVAGIKVFSPGGTVYSGTKYAVRAISDGLRHEVGGNIRTTTIEPGAIDSELKYGSSHDESSENVKEFYKQAIPGDSIARAIAYAIEQPKEVDVNEIVIRPTVQEF, encoded by the coding sequence ATGGAAGATAATATTAAAGGAAAAGTAGTAATTATAACAGGTGGTAGTAGTGGACTTGGTGAAAATACAGCCCGTCATTTAGCTTCACGTGGAGCAAAGGTAGTAATTGCTGCTCGACGTAAGGAAAAACTGGAGGCCATTGCAGATGATATCAGGAAAAATGGAGGTGAAGCTCTTGTCGTAGAAACAGACGTTACTAAGAGAGCAGACCTGAAAAATCTCATTGAACTTAGTAAAAAAGAATATGGTAAAATTGATGTTCTTATCAATAATGCCGGATTGATGGCTATTGCACCCCTTGCCGAAGATAAAGTGGAGGAGTGGGATAAAATGATTGATATTAATGTTAAAGGTGTTCTTTACGGAATTTCCGCAGCGCTACCAGTATTCCAGGAACAGGGATTTGGTCATTTTATAAACCTGTCTTCAGTTGCCGGAATCAAAGTATTTAGTCCTGGAGGAACCGTTTATAGCGGAACTAAATATGCAGTAAGAGCAATTTCTGATGGTTTACGTCACGAGGTTGGTGGAAACATTAGAACAACGACCATAGAGCCTGGAGCTATAGATTCTGAATTAAAATATGGTTCTAGCCATGATGAAAGTTCAGAAAATGTAAAAGAATTTTACAAGCAGGCAATTCCTGGGGATTCTATCGCCAGAGCTATAGCGTATGCGATTGAGCAACCAAAAGAGGTGGACGTGAATGAGATCGTAATTAGACCTACGGTTCAGGAATTCTAG
- a CDS encoding HAMP domain-containing sensor histidine kinase: MQNVDEVLYNRKMNLLAYIEKYPKTTIEQDNPLDDFIFHPVNKALYEKNAINAERYTDTLIYEPTDVELDEYRKLTSYVALNGGYYKLEVVKPHLEANEVINTIAITLSGLFFGLAICVYFSNKILSKRIWLPFYEMLKKLEDYRVDKESVPKFPNSKIKEFQLLNVALTELTMKNKEVFDNQKQFIGDASHEMQTPLSIIQSKLEALIGQTQLSEKQSDILEGIIGSTQRLKKLNKTLLLLAKIENDQFLTTEEVNVDGIIGRSLEFYEEQKEALNIKTEIDIRNEAIVQGNRLLIEILIQNLLKNAFLHNVKDGKVIIKLDGKRLVITNTGSEKGVDKEKLFQRFYKSSNNPDSWGLGLAIAHKIADKGNWRLTYSHKDALHTFTVDF, translated from the coding sequence ATGCAAAACGTGGATGAAGTTCTATATAATCGCAAAATGAACTTGTTGGCGTATATTGAGAAATACCCTAAAACGACCATAGAACAAGATAACCCTCTAGATGATTTTATCTTTCACCCCGTAAACAAAGCTTTGTATGAAAAAAATGCGATAAACGCTGAAAGATATACTGATACACTTATTTACGAACCGACGGATGTCGAGCTGGATGAATATCGAAAACTGACCTCTTATGTTGCGCTAAATGGTGGATACTATAAGCTTGAGGTGGTAAAACCCCACCTTGAAGCGAACGAAGTCATTAATACGATTGCCATTACGTTGAGCGGGTTGTTTTTTGGTCTCGCAATTTGTGTCTACTTTTCAAATAAAATACTTTCAAAAAGAATATGGCTCCCTTTCTACGAAATGCTCAAAAAACTTGAGGATTATCGTGTGGACAAAGAAAGCGTGCCCAAGTTTCCCAATTCCAAGATCAAGGAATTCCAATTGCTCAATGTTGCCCTGACAGAGTTGACCATGAAAAACAAGGAAGTCTTCGATAACCAAAAACAGTTTATCGGGGATGCTTCCCACGAAATGCAGACCCCCTTGTCCATAATCCAGTCAAAACTGGAGGCGCTAATAGGCCAAACACAGCTCTCCGAAAAGCAGTCTGACATACTGGAAGGTATCATCGGTTCCACACAAAGGCTAAAAAAACTGAACAAAACCCTGTTGCTGCTGGCGAAAATAGAGAATGACCAGTTCCTAACAACGGAAGAGGTAAATGTTGATGGAATAATAGGTAGGTCGCTGGAATTTTATGAGGAGCAGAAGGAAGCCTTAAACATTAAGACCGAGATTGATATCAGGAATGAGGCAATTGTCCAGGGAAACAGGTTGCTTATCGAGATTCTCATCCAAAACCTGCTCAAAAACGCCTTCCTGCACAACGTGAAAGATGGAAAAGTAATCATAAAGCTGGACGGGAAACGATTGGTTATTACCAATACCGGTAGCGAAAAGGGGGTTGACAAGGAAAAATTGTTCCAACGGTTCTATAAATCTTCCAATAATCCGGATTCGTGGGGCCTTGGGTTGGCCATTGCACACAAGATTGCCGATAAGGGCAATTGGAGGTTAACGTACAGTCACAAAGATGCGCTTCACACGTTCACCGTCGATTTTTGA
- a CDS encoding glycosyltransferase family 2 protein: protein MNTKKNYESIAEEEHASGINKFLPTKNPLNTWGIVVLISTFILMLGSAYLVYFLQSDFSEINTARMNTTWGYAFFILASALFLYRGAFFIYNLVLYFKYKPIESVSNEELPTCTVIVPAYNEGKQVYATLMSLAESEYPTEKLQLLAIDDGSKDDTWSWMQEAKKVLGDRVAIYQQPENKGKRHALHRGFNLGTGEVFVTVDSDSVVNADTLRNLVSPFVVNEKCGAVAGNIRVLNNEKALLPKMLNVNFVLSFEFMRSAESTLESVLCTPGALAAYRASAVFECLPEWINQTFMGKPSDIGEDRAMTNMILKQGQHVLFQRNAYAYTNVPEQYKGLYKMFIRWGRSNVRENIAMSKYVFTQFREGSTLGSRLLFINQFLKIIMSYPLIMIMLFFVISHPLLFLSSTFLGIMVYSSFPVLFYAKRYKLSESLWAYSYSILHTFGLFWITPYAIATASRSGWLTRELSVKK from the coding sequence ATGAATACTAAAAAGAATTATGAATCTATTGCTGAAGAAGAACACGCTTCAGGAATAAATAAATTCTTACCAACCAAAAATCCGCTGAATACATGGGGAATCGTTGTGCTTATTAGCACCTTCATTCTCATGTTAGGATCAGCATACCTTGTATATTTTCTGCAGAGTGATTTTTCGGAGATCAATACTGCCCGAATGAACACTACATGGGGTTATGCGTTCTTTATCCTTGCATCTGCCCTCTTCCTATATCGGGGAGCGTTTTTTATCTATAACCTGGTGTTGTATTTCAAATACAAACCAATAGAATCAGTTTCTAACGAAGAACTACCAACCTGTACCGTGATCGTTCCAGCTTACAACGAAGGTAAACAGGTATATGCTACGCTTATGAGCCTGGCTGAAAGTGAATATCCTACAGAAAAACTACAGTTACTTGCGATCGATGATGGTAGTAAGGATGATACCTGGAGCTGGATGCAGGAAGCTAAAAAAGTTCTGGGTGATCGTGTAGCGATCTATCAGCAGCCTGAAAATAAAGGAAAAAGACATGCATTGCACAGAGGTTTTAACCTTGGTACCGGGGAAGTATTTGTAACCGTAGACAGTGATTCTGTAGTAAACGCAGATACTTTGAGAAACCTGGTAAGTCCGTTCGTTGTTAATGAGAAATGTGGTGCGGTTGCAGGTAACATTAGAGTTCTAAATAACGAAAAGGCATTACTTCCAAAAATGTTGAACGTGAATTTCGTACTAAGTTTCGAGTTTATGCGTTCTGCAGAAAGTACACTGGAATCTGTACTTTGTACTCCTGGTGCCTTGGCAGCATATCGTGCTAGCGCTGTATTCGAATGTCTTCCAGAGTGGATTAACCAGACTTTTATGGGGAAACCTTCAGATATTGGTGAAGACAGAGCTATGACTAATATGATCCTTAAACAGGGACAACACGTCCTTTTCCAGAGAAACGCGTATGCATACACCAATGTACCTGAGCAATATAAAGGTCTTTACAAGATGTTTATTAGATGGGGACGAAGTAATGTTCGGGAAAATATCGCCATGTCTAAATATGTATTTACTCAGTTTAGAGAAGGTTCAACTCTTGGATCAAGACTGTTGTTCATCAACCAGTTCCTGAAGATCATTATGAGTTACCCATTGATCATGATCATGCTATTTTTCGTGATCTCTCACCCACTTTTATTCCTTAGCTCAACATTTCTGGGAATTATGGTTTATTCAAGTTTCCCTGTATTGTTCTATGCCAAGAGATATAAGCTTTCAGAATCATTGTGGGCTTACTCGTATAGTATTCTACATACTTTTGGATTATTCTGGATTACCCCTTACGCGATTGCGACAGCTAGCAGAAGTGGATGGTTAACCAGAGAATTAAGTGTAAAGAAATAA
- a CDS encoding DUF4494 domain-containing protein produces MSVVWYECKVKYRKTHETGESKVTTETYLLDAVSYTEAEARITEEMKTYTSEEFMITNIKVANLSEVHPFENSDRWFKSKVSLISYDDESGKERKSNLYMLIQANDVKEAYENTEQALQETMGDYSIPAITESPILDVFPYFSDVEESTVTSEVTEEIEETEKSEVVEKTEEVPSE; encoded by the coding sequence ATGAGCGTAGTATGGTACGAGTGCAAAGTAAAGTATAGAAAGACCCATGAAACCGGTGAAAGTAAAGTAACTACTGAAACCTATCTTCTTGACGCTGTTTCTTATACGGAAGCTGAAGCAAGGATAACAGAAGAGATGAAGACTTACACAAGTGAGGAGTTCATGATCACTAATATCAAGGTTGCGAATCTTTCTGAAGTTCATCCATTTGAAAATTCAGATAGATGGTTCAAGTCCAAAGTCTCGTTAATTAGTTATGATGATGAGAGTGGAAAAGAGAGAAAGTCTAATCTATACATGCTTATCCAGGCGAACGATGTAAAGGAAGCTTATGAAAATACGGAGCAGGCTCTACAGGAAACGATGGGCGATTATAGCATTCCTGCTATTACTGAATCACCAATACTCGATGTATTCCCATATTTTTCAGATGTAGAAGAATCAACGGTAACTTCTGAAGTAACAGAAGAAATTGAAGAGACAGAGAAATCTGAAGTTGTGGAAAAGACTGAAGAAGTCCCTTCAGAATAA
- a CDS encoding alkene reductase — MSTQALLKTYKLGDLELKNRVIMAPMTRGRADNPEKKAIPELHSEYYRQRASAGLIISEGSQVSKDAVGYINTPGIHTKEQVEAWKDVTSAVHNADGKIFIQLWHVGRMSHPDFHGGELPLAPSPINPNSKSFTPDGFKDTVVPREMTIEHIKQTIEDFKQAAKNSMEAGFDGVEIHSSNGYLFHQFFNATSNHRNDEYGGSIEKRSRILFDVLDAVKEVMPENRIGLRLNPSMHGLFGMTMDEETIPTFDYIIKKLNEYDLSYLHLSEPFTDVSEISFAETDIAKRYRPIYKGTLMINTNFDQEKGNAVLEDGDADLVAFGKPFISNPDLAERFAQGVELDSWDEDTFYSGGAKGYTDYEVKTERATVLQ; from the coding sequence ATGAGTACACAAGCATTATTAAAAACATATAAATTAGGCGATCTGGAACTGAAAAATCGTGTCATCATGGCTCCTATGACCCGTGGTCGTGCAGATAATCCAGAGAAGAAAGCTATTCCTGAACTCCATTCAGAATATTACCGACAAAGAGCGAGCGCTGGTCTTATAATTTCTGAAGGTTCCCAGGTTTCCAAAGATGCCGTTGGATATATTAATACGCCCGGAATTCATACAAAGGAACAGGTTGAAGCCTGGAAAGACGTGACCTCAGCAGTTCATAATGCCGATGGAAAGATCTTTATTCAGCTATGGCATGTGGGTAGAATGTCACATCCAGATTTTCATGGCGGTGAATTGCCATTGGCGCCATCTCCCATCAATCCGAATTCAAAATCGTTCACACCAGATGGTTTTAAGGATACGGTTGTGCCCAGAGAAATGACCATAGAACATATCAAGCAAACCATTGAAGATTTTAAGCAGGCTGCTAAAAATTCTATGGAAGCAGGATTTGACGGAGTAGAAATACATTCCAGTAATGGATATCTTTTTCACCAGTTTTTCAATGCGACTTCCAACCACAGAAATGATGAATATGGCGGTTCTATAGAAAAAAGGTCAAGAATACTTTTTGATGTTCTGGATGCGGTGAAGGAAGTAATGCCGGAAAATCGTATCGGGCTTCGCTTAAATCCTTCCATGCACGGCCTATTCGGGATGACTATGGATGAAGAAACGATCCCTACTTTCGATTATATCATCAAGAAGCTGAACGAATACGATCTTTCTTACCTTCACCTCTCTGAACCTTTTACAGACGTTTCTGAAATTTCTTTTGCTGAAACAGATATCGCTAAACGTTATCGACCTATCTACAAGGGAACATTAATGATCAACACGAATTTTGATCAGGAAAAAGGGAATGCAGTGCTTGAGGATGGTGATGCAGACCTTGTTGCCTTCGGAAAACCATTTATCTCTAATCCAGATCTTGCTGAAAGATTTGCACAGGGCGTTGAACTGGATTCCTGGGATGAGGATACATTTTACTCGGGAGGAGCAAAAGGCTATACCGACTACGAGGTTAAAACTGAAAGAGCTACAGTGCTTCAGTAA
- a CDS encoding DUF3124 domain-containing protein has protein sequence MTKKKYLHKHFFGFLIVFLVLQACEDKKEISSIDPISWESRQIAIPENDSLASGETYLSIYSEIYSQTEHITHDLTATISMRNTSREDTIYVERADYYATNGKLIRTYFDAPIFIAPLETIEIVIDETDRSGGTGANFVFDWQANLNATEPVFDAVMISTSGQQGLSFTTQGIRTK, from the coding sequence ATGACTAAAAAAAAATATCTACATAAACATTTCTTCGGCTTTTTGATAGTTTTTCTCGTGCTGCAAGCCTGCGAGGATAAGAAGGAGATCAGTTCTATAGACCCTATTAGTTGGGAGTCGAGACAAATTGCTATTCCGGAGAATGATTCCTTAGCTTCCGGGGAAACTTATCTCTCTATCTATTCTGAAATCTATAGTCAGACGGAGCATATTACTCACGATCTAACTGCTACTATTAGCATGAGGAACACCAGTCGTGAGGATACCATCTACGTTGAAAGAGCCGACTATTACGCTACTAATGGAAAGCTCATCCGAACTTATTTTGATGCTCCCATTTTTATCGCACCACTGGAAACGATCGAAATTGTGATCGATGAAACCGATAGATCTGGTGGAACCGGAGCTAATTTTGTTTTTGACTGGCAAGCAAATTTAAACGCTACCGAGCCGGTATTTGATGCTGTGATGATCTCCACTTCCGGACAGCAAGGCCTTTCCTTTACTACGCAGGGAATTCGTACTAAATAG
- a CDS encoding CBU_0592 family membrane protein, which translates to MTYIDWIGSVGVFLILLAYVLNAAGKLGTKDLIYILLNLIGASLACYASVLMDYIPFIILEAVWATVSLFSLIRYKM; encoded by the coding sequence ATGACTTATATAGACTGGATAGGTTCGGTAGGAGTGTTTTTAATTCTTCTGGCGTATGTACTTAACGCTGCAGGAAAACTTGGAACCAAAGATCTTATCTATATTTTACTGAATTTAATTGGAGCCTCTTTAGCCTGTTATGCTTCGGTTTTAATGGATTATATTCCATTTATAATTCTGGAAGCAGTCTGGGCTACGGTTTCACTCTTCAGCCTCATTCGGTACAAGATGTAG
- a CDS encoding site-specific integrase, whose protein sequence is MSTSAKIILRKKPNAKGLYPLAIRITKDRRSTYKHIGHYIELEDWDSKNLKVKKSHSEAESLNNLIAFKLSEARKGLIALQTDNKAATARQIKKEIYKPTSSLTFFDFADEHLEALEAEKKINRHSTDSAWVSYIEKYSSGRHLTFQEIDERFLKKFKIHLKGSCSLTETTAMNVMVLIRLLFNRAIRDKVVSKEIYPFGKGKFKIKFPETNKTGLSGKEIKALENVSELTDMERHSLNIWLFSFYFAGMRVSDVLFIRWSQIYDGRLHYRMSKNSKLLSLKIPAKVERILLQYIDDRVNDDDFVFPEMKKADLTDAKDIYRKKKVANKKFNDHLKKITKRASIQKKVTMHIARHSFGNIAGDSIHPLMLQKLYRHSDLKTTINYQANFIHKDADDALESVVNF, encoded by the coding sequence ATGTCAACGAGTGCAAAAATAATTCTTCGCAAAAAGCCTAACGCAAAAGGGCTTTATCCGCTTGCAATTAGGATTACCAAAGACCGTCGTTCAACTTACAAACATATAGGCCATTATATTGAATTAGAGGATTGGGACTCTAAAAATCTAAAGGTAAAAAAATCGCATTCTGAAGCTGAAAGCCTGAACAATTTGATAGCTTTCAAACTATCCGAAGCCAGAAAAGGGCTTATTGCACTACAGACTGATAATAAAGCTGCTACTGCTCGACAAATCAAAAAAGAAATATATAAGCCAACTTCGAGCTTAACTTTTTTTGATTTTGCTGACGAGCATCTTGAAGCCTTAGAGGCTGAAAAGAAAATCAATCGCCACTCTACAGATTCAGCTTGGGTGAGTTATATAGAAAAGTATAGCTCTGGCCGGCATCTTACTTTCCAAGAAATTGATGAGCGATTTCTCAAAAAGTTCAAAATTCATTTAAAAGGTTCTTGTTCATTAACTGAAACCACAGCTATGAATGTGATGGTTTTAATAAGGTTATTGTTTAACAGAGCTATTCGCGACAAGGTTGTGAGTAAAGAAATATATCCCTTTGGCAAGGGCAAATTTAAAATCAAGTTTCCAGAAACCAACAAAACAGGGCTATCTGGTAAAGAGATAAAAGCTTTGGAAAATGTTTCTGAGCTTACTGATATGGAAAGGCATTCTTTGAACATTTGGTTGTTTAGCTTCTATTTTGCAGGAATGAGAGTTTCAGACGTCTTATTCATAAGGTGGTCCCAAATTTATGATGGGCGATTGCATTACAGGATGAGCAAGAACTCAAAGTTATTGTCCTTAAAGATTCCAGCTAAGGTTGAAAGAATATTATTGCAATATATTGATGACAGAGTAAATGATGATGATTTTGTCTTTCCAGAAATGAAAAAGGCAGACTTAACTGATGCGAAAGATATTTACCGCAAGAAAAAGGTAGCAAACAAAAAATTCAACGACCACCTAAAAAAAATTACGAAAAGAGCAAGCATTCAGAAAAAAGTAACGATGCATATTGCCAGACATTCCTTTGGCAATATTGCAGGCGATAGCATCCACCCGCTTATGCTTCAAAAATTATATCGACATAGCGATTTGAAAACCACGATCAACTACCAAGCAAATTTTATTCACAAAGATGCTGATGACGCTCTTGAAAGTGTAGTGAATTTTTAA
- a CDS encoding response regulator transcription factor, whose protein sequence is MKLLIIEDEPEMLKSLEEFAAEEGYLCDVAGILSEGLERIVLYDYDCIILDINLPDGSGFDLLEVLHKEDKSDGVIVLSARNSLDDKLKGLGLGADDYLTKPFYFSELNARIKAIIRRKQYKTNKIVHYSNLVIEPDQYAVGVNERENTLSLTKKEYAILTYLINNHKRVLTKVALAEYIWGDFVDEAQSFDFLFSQIRNLKRKLKDAGAQVEIMNIYGVGYQIKSI, encoded by the coding sequence ATGAAACTGCTCATTATAGAAGACGAACCTGAAATGCTAAAAAGCCTCGAAGAATTCGCCGCGGAGGAAGGTTATCTCTGCGATGTCGCTGGTATTCTTTCGGAAGGTCTGGAACGCATCGTTCTTTATGATTATGACTGTATTATTTTGGACATTAATCTCCCGGATGGCAGTGGGTTCGATCTACTCGAAGTGCTCCATAAGGAAGATAAGTCCGATGGGGTAATCGTACTTTCCGCACGTAATTCCCTTGACGATAAATTAAAAGGACTGGGGTTAGGGGCGGATGACTATCTGACCAAGCCGTTTTACTTTTCTGAGTTGAATGCCCGTATAAAAGCAATTATCAGAAGGAAACAATACAAAACAAATAAAATTGTTCATTATTCAAACCTGGTAATAGAACCAGATCAGTATGCCGTCGGGGTCAATGAACGTGAAAATACGCTTTCCCTGACCAAAAAAGAGTATGCCATTCTCACCTACTTGATAAACAATCACAAACGGGTACTTACCAAAGTCGCGTTGGCGGAATACATTTGGGGTGATTTCGTGGATGAAGCCCAGAGCTTTGATTTTTTATTCTCCCAGATAAGAAACCTGAAACGCAAACTAAAGGATGCCGGAGCCCAGGTGGAAATCATGAATATTTATGGAGTCGGTTATCAAATTAAGTCAATATGA
- a CDS encoding carbohydrate kinase — protein MSKRIKAVCFGEVLYDVFPDMERIGGAPLNVAVRLSSLGIDAEMISKVGVDSRGEELLNYLRTQGVETGNILKDENRETGAVDVKLSESGSASYTIKYPAAWDGIVATENIEQSVSRSDAFIFGSLICRDDISRKTLFNLIPKASYRVLDFNLRPPHYSKDLLAELIQHAEFIKFNDDELFEIAKMLGSEYNSLEQNLLFMAVKSNAETICVTKGRHGAVLMHDKKLYYNSGYQVKVKDTVGAGDSFLGTLLAKMLQGEKPQVALDTACAMGALVAAKEGANPVISEELLHRFMNPMNAKKGK, from the coding sequence ATGTCAAAAAGGATAAAGGCGGTTTGTTTTGGTGAGGTTTTGTATGACGTTTTTCCAGATATGGAACGAATTGGTGGTGCACCGCTTAATGTCGCAGTAAGGTTAAGCAGTCTTGGAATAGATGCTGAAATGATCAGTAAGGTTGGAGTTGATTCCAGGGGAGAAGAATTGCTGAACTACCTAAGAACCCAGGGTGTTGAAACCGGTAATATCTTAAAGGATGAAAACCGGGAGACCGGAGCGGTGGATGTAAAACTTTCAGAAAGTGGTTCAGCCAGCTATACGATTAAATATCCGGCAGCATGGGATGGTATTGTCGCTACAGAAAATATAGAACAATCGGTTTCCCGTAGTGATGCATTTATCTTCGGAAGTTTGATCTGCCGTGATGATATAAGCAGAAAGACTTTGTTCAATCTTATACCAAAAGCGTCTTACAGAGTTTTAGACTTCAATTTGAGACCTCCACATTATTCAAAAGATCTCCTGGCTGAATTGATTCAGCATGCAGAATTCATCAAATTTAATGATGATGAATTATTTGAGATCGCAAAAATGTTGGGTTCAGAATACAATTCACTGGAACAGAACCTGTTGTTTATGGCGGTGAAATCCAATGCTGAAACTATTTGCGTCACCAAAGGCAGACATGGCGCAGTTTTGATGCATGACAAAAAGCTTTACTATAATTCTGGTTACCAGGTAAAAGTCAAGGATACGGTAGGAGCCGGCGATTCATTCCTTGGTACGCTTCTGGCGAAAATGCTTCAGGGGGAAAAACCTCAGGTAGCATTGGATACAGCTTGTGCGATGGGCGCATTAGTAGCGGCAAAAGAAGGTGCAAATCCGGTGATTTCAGAAGAATTATTGCACCGGTTTATGAATCCAATGAATGCTAAAAAAGGTAAATAA
- a CDS encoding MarC family protein codes for MNEIITTIFFFIAVIDPLGSVPVYLEATKNIPEKKRKTVAIRASIIAFLILLFFIIVGQLVLDGMDVSLDAFQISGGVILFLFALTMIFGDGKPESEKGLIKDYKHVVIFPVAIPSIASPGAIMAVVLMTDNNLYTIQQQAVTTALVLVVIAITCILLLTANRVKDHVGEYGITVVSKIMGLILAAYATQSILAGLRDFFVVLK; via the coding sequence ATGAATGAAATCATCACTACTATCTTCTTTTTTATTGCCGTGATCGATCCGCTTGGGTCAGTACCGGTCTACCTGGAAGCAACTAAGAACATTCCCGAGAAGAAACGTAAGACAGTGGCCATCAGAGCTTCTATCATCGCTTTTCTAATACTCCTTTTCTTTATTATCGTAGGACAGCTTGTTCTTGATGGAATGGATGTTTCCCTGGATGCATTCCAGATCTCGGGTGGTGTGATCCTTTTCTTGTTCGCACTTACGATGATCTTTGGCGATGGTAAACCTGAATCTGAAAAAGGACTTATCAAAGATTACAAGCATGTGGTGATCTTTCCGGTTGCCATCCCGTCTATTGCTTCTCCGGGTGCCATCATGGCGGTAGTGCTAATGACAGATAATAATCTATATACAATACAGCAGCAGGCTGTGACCACAGCATTGGTGCTCGTGGTTATTGCTATTACCTGCATATTGCTATTAACGGCCAATCGTGTGAAAGATCATGTGGGGGAATATGGGATCACCGTGGTAAGCAAGATCATGGGTCTTATACTGGCAGCCTATGCAACCCAATCCATACTGGCAGGATTAAGAGACTTTTTTGTAGTTTTAAAATAG